In Salisediminibacterium beveridgei, one DNA window encodes the following:
- the greA gene encoding transcription elongation factor GreA produces the protein MAEEKHYMTEQGKEKLEKELEQLITEKRKEVVERIKIARSFGDLSENSEYDSAKEEQAFVEGRIQQLETMIRNSEIIEEDKNTSKVSLGKTVAFVEIPDGEEEKYVIVGRAEADPLEGKISNESPMAQSLLGCEIGDQVVVSTPGGDMTVKITAVS, from the coding sequence ATGGCAGAAGAGAAACACTATATGACAGAACAAGGTAAAGAAAAGCTCGAAAAGGAACTTGAACAATTGATAACTGAAAAACGAAAAGAAGTTGTTGAACGAATCAAAATTGCACGAAGCTTTGGGGATCTTTCCGAAAACTCGGAGTACGATTCTGCCAAAGAAGAGCAGGCATTTGTGGAAGGGCGTATTCAGCAGCTTGAAACCATGATCCGAAATTCAGAGATCATCGAAGAAGACAAAAACACATCCAAAGTATCCCTTGGCAAAACAGTCGCTTTTGTTGAAATTCCGGATGGTGAAGAAGAAAAGTATGTCATCGTGGGCCGCGCTGAAGCTGATCCATTGGAAGGGAAAATTTCCAATGAATCGCCTATGGCACAAAGCCTTCTCGGTTGTGAAATCGGTGACCAGGTCGTCGTATCTACACCAGGCGGCGATATGACGGTGAAAATAACAGCGGTATCGTGA
- the mtnN gene encoding 5'-methylthioadenosine/S-adenosylhomocysteine nucleosidase, whose product MKIGVIGAMDEEVDMLRSKMDIIEETVIANCEFTLGELYGVEVVLSKSGIGKVNAAVSTTLMNQLYHPDYIINTGSAGGLDPRLSVGDIVISTEVRYNDVDATVFGYEFGQVPQMPALFSPDERLVQIAGKSAGGAGVNAAKGLIISGDSFMSDHERVERLKKMFVEPQCAEMEAAAIAQVCYQFAVPFVIIRSLSDIAGKDALMSYEEFLETAGINSANIVMAMLEEMKELT is encoded by the coding sequence GTGAAAATCGGTGTGATAGGAGCAATGGACGAAGAAGTGGATATGCTTCGTTCGAAAATGGATATCATTGAAGAGACCGTGATTGCAAACTGTGAGTTTACATTGGGGGAACTTTACGGTGTGGAAGTCGTTCTTTCCAAATCCGGGATTGGTAAAGTCAATGCTGCGGTTAGCACAACGTTGATGAACCAGTTATATCATCCGGACTATATTATCAACACGGGCTCTGCAGGAGGACTCGATCCCCGGCTATCAGTTGGTGATATTGTCATTTCCACAGAAGTGCGCTACAACGATGTCGATGCTACAGTTTTCGGCTATGAATTCGGGCAGGTGCCACAAATGCCCGCGCTGTTTAGTCCTGATGAAAGATTGGTGCAAATTGCAGGAAAAAGTGCAGGTGGGGCAGGAGTCAATGCAGCGAAGGGTCTGATCATATCAGGGGATTCCTTCATGAGTGATCATGAACGCGTGGAGCGTTTGAAGAAGATGTTTGTTGAACCCCAATGCGCTGAGATGGAAGCTGCAGCGATAGCACAGGTATGTTATCAGTTTGCTGTTCCGTTTGTGATTATCCGGTCCTTATCCGACATTGCCGGAAAAGATGCACTGATGTCTTATGAGGAATTCCTTGAAACAGCAGGCATCAATTCAGCGAACATTGTCATGGCTATGCTCGAGGAGATGAAAGAGCTGACTTGA
- a CDS encoding peptidase U32 family protein — translation METISQQSKKTKRVITKKPELLAPAGNLEKLKVAVRYGADAVFIGGQDFGLRSNADNFSSDEMSEAVEFANQYGACIYVTTNIFAHNENMEGLESYLEGLQRVGIKGIIVADPLIIETCKQYAPELEIHLSTQQSLTNWQAVQFWKDEGLDRVVLAREVGLQEMLEMKKHVDIEIESFIHGAMCISYSGRCTLSNHMTARDSNRGGCCQSCRWDYFLYQDGNTPVVDDAEALFDEDDAPFAMSPKDLNLVESIPKMIEAGIDSLKVEGRMKSIHYIATVIGVYRKVIDSYCEDPDGFTMKKEWIKELEKCANRPAAPAFFEHVPGFEEQMFREHKQKTPFDFAGLVLDYDEETGTVTLQQRNHFRPGDQVEFFGPDIESFSMTVGEIINDEGESVDAARHPLQVVSFKTDRPVSPYNMMRKELS, via the coding sequence GTGGAAACGATAAGTCAACAAAGTAAAAAAACGAAGCGCGTTATCACCAAAAAACCGGAACTCCTTGCACCGGCTGGAAATCTTGAAAAATTAAAAGTTGCGGTGCGTTATGGTGCCGATGCTGTTTTTATCGGAGGTCAGGATTTTGGCCTGCGTTCCAATGCAGACAATTTTTCGAGTGATGAAATGAGCGAAGCTGTGGAATTCGCCAATCAATACGGCGCGTGTATTTATGTCACGACGAATATCTTTGCCCATAATGAGAACATGGAGGGACTTGAATCTTATCTCGAAGGCCTCCAGCGTGTAGGCATTAAAGGTATTATTGTTGCTGATCCGTTGATCATTGAAACGTGTAAGCAGTATGCTCCTGAACTCGAGATTCATCTTTCCACACAGCAGTCACTGACCAATTGGCAGGCTGTACAGTTTTGGAAGGATGAAGGACTGGATCGTGTCGTTTTGGCAAGAGAAGTTGGTCTTCAGGAAATGCTCGAGATGAAGAAGCATGTTGATATTGAAATTGAATCATTTATCCATGGCGCCATGTGTATTTCGTATTCAGGTCGCTGTACGCTTAGTAATCATATGACTGCAAGAGATTCAAACCGTGGCGGATGCTGTCAATCCTGCAGATGGGATTATTTCCTCTATCAAGACGGGAACACGCCGGTTGTGGATGACGCAGAGGCATTGTTTGATGAGGACGATGCCCCGTTCGCAATGTCGCCGAAAGATTTGAATCTTGTTGAATCCATCCCGAAAATGATCGAGGCAGGCATTGACAGTTTGAAAGTGGAAGGGCGCATGAAATCCATTCACTATATTGCGACGGTAATCGGTGTCTACAGAAAGGTCATTGATTCCTACTGTGAGGATCCTGACGGTTTTACAATGAAAAAAGAATGGATTAAAGAACTGGAGAAATGCGCTAACCGGCCGGCAGCGCCTGCTTTTTTTGAACATGTACCAGGATTTGAAGAGCAAATGTTTCGTGAACATAAGCAAAAAACACCTTTTGATTTTGCAGGACTTGTGTTAGATTATGATGAGGAAACAGGTACAGTCACCTTGCAGCAGCGGAATCACTTTCGCCCTGGTGATCAGGTGGAATTTTTCGGACCGGATATTGAATCCTTTTCGATGACCGTAGGTGAAATTATCAATGACGAAGGCGAATCTGTTGATGCAGCCCGTCATCCACTGCAGGTTGTGTCGTTTAAAACAGACAGGCCGGTTTCCCCCTATAACATGATGAGAAAGGAACTTTCATAA
- the alaS gene encoding alanine--tRNA ligase produces MKRLTSAQVRQMYLDFFKEKGHAVEPSAPLVPHEDPSLLWINSGVATLKKYFDGRVIPENPRIVNAQKSIRTNDIENVGKTARHHTFFEMLGNFSIGDYFKQEAILWAWEFLTDERWIGFDPEKLAVTIYPEDDEAFNIWHKEVGLPQERIIRLEENFWDIGEGPCGPNTEIFYDRGPSYGDDPDDPEMFPGGENERHLEIWNLVFSQFNHNPDGSYTPLPKKNIDTGMGLERIVSVIQDAPTNFDTDLFVPIIEKTEAISGIAYGKDSKLDTAFKVVADHIRTVTFAVSDGALPSNEGRGYVLRRLLRRAVRYAKQLGISEAFMYQLVPVVGDVMHAFYPEVKEKREFIQKVIKTEEERFHETLQDGMNMITNLIEKAKEKGEQVIPGEAVFKLYDTFGFPVDLTEEYVEEAGLTVDKDGFDTEMAAQRQRARSARQESGSMQLQDDVLGRIEDPSTFTGYDTLTDEGVVTAIVKDGEKIDFAAAGSEIQFLLTQTPFYAESGGQLADEGMVHAEGVTVHIKDVKKAPNGQHLHIGEVTEGTLKVGAEVTAAVHERTRKGIIKNHTATHLLHRALKDVLGEHVNQAGSYVGEERLRFDFSHFGQMTEEEIEQVEEIVNNKVWASIPVETMNTSIDRAKEMGAMALFGEKYGKEVRVVQVGDYSLELCGGCHVDNTAEIGLFKLVSEAGIGAGIRRVEAVTGKGAYEYMNSQLEILKKTASSLKSNIAEVPNRVTQLQKQLKDKDKEMASLSAKLSNLEAGSVLDDVKEVNGVAVLFKQVEAKDMSALRQTVDSLKEKIPSGIVVIGAVTGEKVSIVASVSKDLVKEGYHAGNIVKEVAMACGGSGGGRPDMAQAGGKDPSALPQALEKVPELIKNM; encoded by the coding sequence ATGAAACGATTAACATCTGCACAAGTAAGGCAAATGTATCTGGACTTTTTTAAGGAAAAAGGACATGCAGTCGAACCAAGCGCCCCTCTCGTTCCGCATGAAGATCCATCTCTTTTATGGATCAACAGTGGTGTGGCGACACTGAAGAAATATTTTGACGGTCGGGTCATCCCTGAGAATCCACGAATCGTCAATGCGCAAAAATCCATTCGCACAAATGACATTGAGAATGTTGGTAAAACAGCACGGCATCATACATTTTTTGAAATGCTCGGGAATTTTTCGATCGGTGACTACTTTAAGCAAGAAGCGATTCTCTGGGCGTGGGAATTCCTCACAGATGAGCGGTGGATCGGATTTGACCCTGAAAAACTAGCGGTCACCATTTATCCAGAGGACGATGAAGCGTTCAACATCTGGCACAAAGAAGTCGGCCTGCCGCAAGAACGCATCATCCGCCTTGAAGAGAACTTCTGGGATATCGGAGAAGGGCCGTGTGGGCCCAACACGGAAATCTTCTATGATCGTGGGCCATCTTATGGCGATGATCCTGATGATCCGGAAATGTTTCCAGGCGGCGAGAATGAGCGGCATTTAGAAATCTGGAATCTTGTATTCAGTCAGTTTAACCATAACCCTGACGGCAGCTACACGCCGCTTCCAAAGAAGAACATTGATACGGGGATGGGTCTTGAGCGGATCGTATCAGTCATTCAGGATGCGCCGACGAACTTTGATACAGACCTGTTTGTTCCAATAATAGAGAAGACCGAAGCTATTTCAGGCATTGCCTATGGGAAGGATTCAAAGCTTGATACAGCGTTCAAAGTTGTGGCTGACCATATCCGAACGGTGACCTTTGCCGTATCAGATGGTGCTCTTCCTTCCAATGAGGGACGGGGTTACGTGCTCCGGCGCCTCTTAAGACGAGCGGTTCGTTACGCTAAACAGCTGGGTATCAGCGAAGCGTTTATGTATCAGCTGGTACCGGTTGTAGGAGATGTCATGCATGCCTTCTATCCGGAGGTCAAGGAGAAGCGTGAGTTCATTCAGAAAGTTATTAAAACCGAGGAGGAGCGTTTTCATGAGACGCTCCAGGATGGCATGAACATGATTACGAACCTCATTGAAAAAGCAAAGGAAAAAGGTGAACAGGTGATTCCGGGAGAAGCGGTATTTAAGTTGTATGATACGTTCGGTTTTCCTGTTGACCTGACGGAAGAATATGTGGAAGAAGCCGGACTTACGGTTGATAAAGATGGATTTGATACGGAAATGGCTGCACAACGGCAAAGAGCAAGATCCGCAAGACAAGAGTCCGGTTCCATGCAATTGCAGGATGATGTACTTGGGCGCATAGAAGATCCGAGCACCTTTACGGGTTATGATACGTTGACAGACGAAGGCGTGGTCACAGCAATTGTCAAAGACGGTGAAAAAATTGACTTTGCAGCTGCCGGCAGCGAGATCCAGTTTTTGCTGACACAGACCCCCTTCTACGCAGAAAGCGGTGGTCAGCTGGCAGACGAGGGAATGGTTCATGCAGAGGGTGTAACGGTCCATATTAAAGATGTGAAAAAAGCACCAAACGGACAGCATCTTCATATCGGTGAAGTGACAGAAGGCACGTTGAAGGTGGGCGCCGAAGTGACTGCTGCTGTCCACGAGCGCACGCGAAAAGGGATCATTAAGAATCATACTGCAACACATCTGTTGCACCGGGCGCTTAAAGATGTTTTAGGTGAACATGTGAATCAGGCTGGTTCCTATGTCGGTGAAGAACGTCTTCGTTTTGACTTCTCCCACTTCGGTCAAATGACGGAAGAAGAGATCGAACAAGTGGAGGAGATCGTGAACAATAAAGTCTGGGCATCGATCCCGGTTGAAACGATGAATACATCGATTGACCGTGCAAAAGAGATGGGTGCGATGGCGTTATTTGGTGAAAAATACGGCAAAGAAGTCAGAGTCGTGCAGGTGGGTGACTACAGTCTGGAATTATGCGGGGGCTGTCACGTAGACAATACCGCAGAGATTGGTCTCTTCAAACTCGTTTCCGAGGCGGGAATCGGGGCAGGAATACGCCGCGTTGAAGCCGTAACTGGTAAAGGTGCCTATGAATATATGAATAGTCAGCTTGAGATCCTCAAGAAAACGGCGTCGAGTTTGAAATCAAATATCGCTGAAGTGCCCAATCGGGTGACACAGCTGCAAAAACAATTGAAAGACAAGGACAAGGAAATGGCTTCTTTATCCGCAAAACTGAGTAATCTGGAAGCCGGATCGGTACTGGATGATGTAAAAGAGGTCAACGGCGTTGCGGTCCTGTTTAAACAGGTGGAAGCAAAGGATATGTCTGCCTTGAGACAAACTGTTGATTCGTTGAAAGAGAAAATTCCTTCTGGTATTGTGGTCATTGGTGCTGTAACCGGTGAGAAAGTCAGTATCGTGGCCAGCGTTTCCAAAGACCTTGTCAAAGAAGGCTATCATGCCGGCAATATCGTAAAAGAAGTGGCCATGGCATGTGGCGGCAGTGGCGGTGGACGTCCGGACATGGCTCAGGCAGGCGGTAAGGATCCATCGGCGTTACCACAAGCATTGGAAAAGGTGCCCGAATTAATAAAAAACATGTGA
- a CDS encoding YrrS family protein translates to MSEFDNQDFNRSEVRRKKRMNTILNVAIGLVALLIVVISASMFMGGNDDSVAVNDDQDIEEIENNENEQNEENTIDADIDESSDENNQENVDNESSSDENVEANENGSNDQTENENDTSSNNDEGSNNESAAGNSNGEVTEGEWGPIGTVQDEPFTAVYDRDHVNWEEMTRALEYAMNTDEEDMIIEWLGNGGDHETAVGTVSLREDRSEVYEITLSWVENEGWMPTEKEQLSSNPYN, encoded by the coding sequence ATGAGTGAGTTTGATAATCAGGATTTTAATCGCAGTGAGGTTCGCCGAAAAAAAAGAATGAATACGATTTTAAATGTAGCGATCGGTTTGGTAGCACTGTTAATTGTTGTGATATCTGCATCCATGTTCATGGGAGGCAACGATGACTCTGTGGCAGTGAATGATGATCAGGATATAGAGGAAATTGAAAATAATGAGAATGAGCAAAACGAAGAAAATACGATTGATGCAGATATTGATGAATCTTCAGACGAAAATAACCAGGAGAATGTTGACAATGAATCTTCTTCTGACGAAAACGTCGAAGCCAATGAAAATGGGTCCAATGATCAAACAGAGAATGAAAATGACACATCATCGAATAACGATGAAGGATCAAACAATGAGAGCGCAGCTGGAAACAGTAATGGCGAAGTGACAGAAGGTGAATGGGGTCCAATTGGTACAGTGCAGGATGAACCTTTCACGGCAGTTTATGACAGGGATCACGTTAACTGGGAAGAAATGACCCGTGCATTGGAATATGCCATGAACACTGATGAAGAAGACATGATTATCGAATGGCTCGGTAATGGCGGGGATCACGAGACAGCAGTCGGTACAGTCAGTTTGAGAGAGGATCGTTCTGAGGTTTATGAGATTACATTGTCTTGGGTAGAGAATGAGGGCTGGATGCCGACTGAGAAAGAACAACTTTCGTCTAATCCATATAACTGA
- a CDS encoding IreB family regulatory phosphoprotein: MGSQDHTMKFNFNDDSSNDDVKTVLMKVYSALDDKGYHPINQIVGYLLSGDPAYIPRHNDARSLIRKVERDELIEELVRSYLAKQIKEEE, translated from the coding sequence ATGGGTTCGCAAGATCATACAATGAAGTTTAACTTTAACGACGATTCGAGTAACGACGATGTGAAAACTGTTCTCATGAAGGTTTACAGTGCGCTGGATGACAAAGGATATCATCCGATCAATCAGATCGTAGGCTATCTGTTGTCCGGTGATCCGGCTTATATTCCCCGCCATAATGATGCCCGTTCCCTGATCCGGAAGGTAGAGCGTGATGAGCTGATTGAAGAGCTTGTGAGGTCTTATCTTGCGAAGCAGATAAAAGAAGAGGAATGA
- the mltG gene encoding endolytic transglycosylase MltG, protein MTDDKQKRKEEKRQKHKEKVQQRKKEATIVRRIVLIVFLVLLIVIAVAGFSAYRYVMAAIEPEENEESEEVQISVPIGSTTDSIAELLEQEGVIESDMIFRYYVRFQNEAGFQAGEYLLRPDMHFDEIIEELKTGTVQEEYETIFTIPEGLWIEEIAVRVADETNLEEESFLETVRDEDYLEDLIEQYDMLTEEILEEDIREPLEGYLFPARYDFIETELTNEQVIEAMLDRMNSVLQSANTFESEDTIHEALTKASIIEGEAQGDDEREKISGVIDNRLSINMILQMDPTVGYAHGERFSRTLNEHLELDSPYNTYQISGLPAGPINNPGEASIRAASNPEDHSYLFFYHSPEGDVYFSETNAEHQNIVDQYQ, encoded by the coding sequence ATGACAGATGATAAACAGAAAAGAAAAGAAGAAAAGCGCCAAAAACATAAAGAAAAAGTACAGCAGCGTAAAAAGGAGGCGACCATCGTCAGACGAATCGTGCTCATTGTCTTTTTAGTCTTACTGATTGTCATTGCTGTTGCGGGATTCAGTGCGTACCGCTACGTTATGGCAGCGATTGAACCGGAAGAAAATGAGGAATCTGAAGAAGTGCAAATATCTGTCCCGATTGGTTCGACCACGGATTCGATCGCAGAATTACTCGAACAGGAAGGTGTTATCGAGAGTGACATGATTTTCCGATACTATGTCCGTTTTCAAAACGAAGCGGGTTTTCAGGCAGGAGAATATCTGCTTCGCCCAGATATGCATTTTGATGAAATCATTGAAGAATTGAAAACCGGTACCGTGCAAGAGGAATATGAAACGATCTTTACGATTCCCGAAGGACTCTGGATAGAAGAGATTGCAGTCAGGGTTGCTGATGAAACCAATCTTGAAGAAGAATCATTCCTTGAAACGGTCCGGGATGAAGACTATCTTGAGGATTTGATTGAGCAGTACGATATGCTCACAGAAGAAATTCTCGAGGAGGATATTCGTGAACCGCTGGAAGGATATCTGTTCCCTGCCCGGTATGATTTTATAGAAACAGAATTAACGAATGAACAGGTTATCGAAGCGATGCTTGACCGGATGAATTCGGTGCTCCAGAGTGCGAACACTTTTGAATCGGAAGATACGATTCACGAGGCACTTACTAAAGCATCCATTATTGAAGGGGAAGCACAGGGAGATGATGAGCGAGAGAAGATTTCCGGAGTGATTGACAACCGGTTAAGTATCAATATGATACTTCAAATGGATCCAACGGTCGGTTATGCGCACGGGGAACGCTTTTCGAGGACGTTAAATGAACATCTGGAATTGGATTCACCGTATAACACGTATCAGATCTCCGGACTGCCTGCCGGTCCGATCAACAACCCGGGCGAAGCATCCATTCGCGCGGCATCGAACCCGGAAGATCACAGCTATCTGTTCTTTTACCATTCACCTGAAGGTGATGTCTATTTCTCCGAGACGAACGCAGAACACCAGAATATCGTCGATCAGTACCAATAA
- a CDS encoding O-methyltransferase, which yields MNNQSAYIHSLIGEQEGYFKELEQYAARNEVPIMERDSLDILLQYIRMLQPSRILEIGTAIGYSGASMLKAAEKATLVTIERDPERAVIAADTFTRMNMSGRITLLEGDALKLEDQAAERGPFDVLFIDAAKGQYERFFNLYAPYVNAGGTVFTDNVLFKGLVAEKGDHPNRNTRAMVKKIRAFNELMMSSPQWESVIVPAGDGLMISRKRSGGNDNEKT from the coding sequence ATGAACAATCAATCTGCTTATATTCACTCATTGATAGGCGAGCAAGAAGGGTACTTCAAAGAGCTCGAACAGTATGCAGCGCGTAATGAGGTTCCCATAATGGAGCGCGATAGTCTTGACATCCTGCTTCAGTATATCAGGATGCTTCAACCTTCCAGGATATTGGAAATCGGCACGGCCATTGGCTACTCGGGGGCGAGCATGCTCAAAGCAGCAGAAAAAGCGACGCTTGTCACGATCGAAAGAGATCCGGAGCGGGCGGTCATTGCAGCAGATACCTTCACAAGGATGAACATGAGCGGCAGAATCACGCTGCTCGAAGGAGATGCACTGAAGTTGGAAGACCAGGCAGCTGAACGCGGTCCGTTTGATGTCCTTTTTATTGATGCGGCCAAAGGACAGTACGAGCGATTTTTTAACCTTTATGCCCCTTATGTGAATGCAGGAGGGACGGTCTTTACAGATAATGTTTTGTTTAAGGGATTGGTTGCAGAGAAAGGTGATCATCCGAACCGGAACACTAGAGCGATGGTGAAAAAAATACGCGCATTTAATGAGTTGATGATGTCATCTCCGCAATGGGAATCTGTGATTGTCCCTGCCGGAGATGGCCTGATGATATCGAGAAAACGTAGTGGAGGGAACGATAATGAAAAAACCTGA
- a CDS encoding DUF1292 domain-containing protein, with the protein MADYQINEGGEQERIVIPDENGDEQLFEVLFTFDVDSTEKSYMLVVPEGSTGDEDDEVEVHAFRYEEDEQGEITLFPIETDSEWEMVEELLNTFTEEEDEE; encoded by the coding sequence ATGGCTGACTATCAAATTAATGAAGGTGGAGAACAAGAACGGATTGTGATCCCGGACGAAAACGGCGATGAACAATTATTCGAGGTGCTCTTCACTTTTGATGTGGATTCGACAGAAAAATCCTATATGCTCGTCGTACCAGAAGGTTCGACAGGTGACGAGGACGATGAAGTGGAAGTCCATGCATTCCGGTATGAAGAGGATGAGCAGGGTGAAATTACACTGTTCCCGATCGAAACTGACAGTGAGTGGGAAATGGTTGAGGAATTACTGAATACATTCACTGAGGAAGAAGACGAAGAGTAA
- the ruvX gene encoding Holliday junction resolvase RuvX, with translation MKVLGLDVGTKTIGIAVSDPFGWTAQGIKTHRRKKGHEEEDFTYLINLIEEQGIKEIIVGLPKNMNGTIGPSGELCQEFAEQLKARTGLPVILWDERLTTAAAEKTLISADVSRKKRKGVIDKIAAVLILQGYLDSKS, from the coding sequence ATGAAGGTTCTTGGTCTTGATGTCGGAACAAAGACCATTGGCATCGCCGTCAGTGATCCATTTGGCTGGACGGCCCAGGGTATAAAAACACACCGGCGTAAAAAGGGACATGAGGAAGAAGATTTCACTTATCTAATCAACTTGATTGAAGAACAGGGTATAAAAGAAATCATCGTGGGTCTTCCAAAAAACATGAACGGGACCATTGGTCCAAGCGGCGAGTTATGTCAAGAATTTGCCGAACAACTCAAAGCGCGCACAGGCTTGCCGGTCATTCTATGGGATGAACGACTGACGACTGCAGCAGCAGAAAAGACGCTGATCAGTGCGGATGTCAGCCGGAAAAAGCGAAAAGGCGTCATTGATAAAATCGCAGCAGTACTGATATTACAAGGCTATCTGGATTCCAAATCCTGA
- a CDS encoding peptidase U32 family protein, with the protein MKKPELLVTPVDIQNVKDVIEAGADAIMIGEEKFGLRLAGEFNQNEVAEAVRLAQASDVSVYVAMNALFHNAALPDLPDYLAFLNQIGTDGIVFGDPAVLLNAKTHAPDVNLHWNTETTVTNWFTANYWGRKGSSRAVLARELNMDAILEIKEHADVEIEVQVQGMTCMFQSKRTLVGNYMEFQGQDLSVEGRSKDRSLVLHDPERDVKYPIWEDWNGTHIMSPKDICIIDELDEMMDAGVDSFKIDGILKSSAYLKAITALYRQAIDQYRADPDSYLDQKEKWLKAVQDIQPENRQLDSGFFFKESVY; encoded by the coding sequence ATGAAAAAACCTGAGCTTCTGGTCACGCCAGTTGATATACAAAATGTGAAAGATGTGATCGAAGCCGGTGCGGATGCGATTATGATTGGTGAAGAAAAATTCGGACTCCGGCTTGCTGGAGAATTTAATCAGAATGAAGTTGCCGAAGCGGTGAGATTGGCGCAGGCATCGGACGTGTCTGTCTATGTTGCGATGAACGCATTGTTTCATAATGCAGCCCTGCCGGATCTTCCCGATTATTTGGCTTTTTTAAATCAAATTGGCACAGACGGGATTGTGTTCGGTGATCCTGCAGTCCTTCTGAACGCGAAAACACACGCACCGGATGTGAATCTCCACTGGAATACTGAAACAACGGTCACCAACTGGTTCACAGCCAATTACTGGGGCAGAAAAGGGTCATCAAGAGCCGTATTGGCCAGAGAATTGAACATGGATGCCATTTTGGAAATCAAAGAACATGCTGATGTAGAAATCGAAGTGCAGGTGCAGGGCATGACATGCATGTTCCAATCCAAGCGTACGCTGGTTGGGAATTACATGGAATTCCAGGGGCAGGATCTCTCGGTCGAGGGCCGTTCGAAAGACCGCAGTCTCGTATTGCATGATCCGGAGCGGGATGTGAAGTACCCGATCTGGGAAGATTGGAACGGAACGCACATTATGAGTCCAAAAGATATTTGTATTATTGACGAGCTGGATGAGATGATGGACGCGGGTGTGGATTCTTTCAAGATAGACGGCATCCTTAAATCCTCAGCCTATCTGAAGGCCATTACGGCACTTTATCGGCAGGCAATTGATCAGTATCGTGCAGATCCGGACAGTTATCTGGATCAAAAAGAGAAGTGGCTCAAAGCCGTTCAGGACATTCAACCAGAAAACAGACAGCTCGACAGTGGATTCTTCTTCAAAGAATCCGTGTATTGA
- the udk gene encoding uridine kinase — MENKPVIIGVAGGSGSGKTTVAHKICKEFPEQSILMIEHDAYYKNQDHLPMEERLKTNYDHPLAFDTDLLIDQLHELLERKAVEKPVYDYPNHTRAKETITQEPRDVIILEGILILEDDRLRDMMDIKVFVDTDSDLRIIRRLLRDIQERGRTIDSVIDQYTSVVRPMHLQFIEPTKRYADVIIPEGGHNHVAIDLLVSKIRTITNEIEK; from the coding sequence ATGGAGAACAAACCTGTGATCATAGGTGTTGCGGGAGGTTCCGGTTCCGGTAAAACGACGGTGGCCCACAAGATCTGTAAAGAGTTCCCTGAGCAGTCGATCTTAATGATTGAACACGATGCCTACTATAAAAATCAGGATCATCTGCCGATGGAGGAACGATTAAAAACCAATTATGATCATCCGCTGGCGTTTGATACGGACCTGTTGATTGATCAGTTACATGAACTGCTCGAACGAAAAGCTGTCGAAAAGCCGGTATATGATTACCCAAACCATACACGGGCGAAAGAGACCATCACACAGGAACCAAGAGATGTGATCATACTGGAAGGTATTTTGATACTTGAAGATGATCGGCTGAGAGACATGATGGACATTAAAGTATTTGTAGATACCGATTCGGATTTACGTATTATTCGCCGTCTGTTACGAGATATTCAGGAACGGGGTCGCACAATTGATTCTGTGATTGATCAGTATACTTCTGTGGTTCGGCCGATGCATCTGCAGTTTATCGAGCCAACCAAGCGATATGCTGATGTGATTATTCCTGAGGGGGGTCATAACCATGTTGCCATCGATCTCCTGGTATCGAAAATCAGAACAATAACAAACGAAATCGAAAAATAA